Proteins encoded together in one Salmo trutta chromosome 3, fSalTru1.1, whole genome shotgun sequence window:
- the LOC115184406 gene encoding CKLF-like MARVEL transmembrane domain-containing protein 4 — protein MAAAEPVYSPTTVSETKSKKWLIVPTDNLDKVRCLIKVVEVLLSFVAFILEEVVTNCMSCSPLYFFEFVSCTAFLFTTLLLILLATTLHKRVGISCWPSLDFVYTALMAAFFFIASIVFASDNGGTDLENAAVAFGFLATVAFLVDAGWFVKTRGFPFKKTNQQAASNGGAPVAEAEKLNREQNEAD, from the exons ATGGCTGCTGCGGAACCCGTCTACAGTCCAACAACAGTTTCAGAGACCAAATCCAAAAAGTGGTTAATTGTACCAACAGATAATTTGGATAAAGTCAGATGTTTGATAAAGGTGGTTGAAGTG CTCCTGTCGTTTGTGGCCTTCATTCTTGAAGAGGTAGTGACGAACTGTATGAGCTGCTCTCCGCTGTACTTCTTTGAGTTTGTCAGCTGCACAGCCTTCCTCTTCAcaactctcctcctcatcctcctcgcTACCACCCTGCACAAGAGAGTGGGCATCAGCTGCTGGCCCTCCCTG GACTTTGTGTACACAGCTTTGATGGCTGCATTCTTCTTCATCGCCTCCATTGTGTTTGCCTCTGATAATGGTGGAACTGACCTGGAGAATGCTGCTGTG GCATTTGGCTTCCTGGCCACTGTGGCATTCCTGGTGGATGCTGGCTGGTTTGTGAAGACCAGGGGTTTTCCTTTTAAAAAGACCAACCAGCAAGCCGCAAGCAACGGCGGGGCCCCCGTGGCAGAGGCCGAGAAACTCAACAGGGAACAGAACGAAGCAGACTAG